From a region of the Fimbriiglobus ruber genome:
- a CDS encoding sigma-54-dependent transcriptional regulator: MATQPHNRLRVLFVDDERSLQEFMRTELPRLGHDVVVCPNGTTALQAIAQQTFDAAILDVRMPDISGIEVLQRLKLVSPDTEAVMMTGYASEESAVQAMRLGACDYLRKPCKLSEIEAVLLRMQDKKRLKNKAAALETRVQAAEGPGLLIGSSAAMMPVQRQVDQFAPTDARMLITGETGTGKEVVARTLYLKSKRADMPFVPVNCGALSSNLVESQLFGHRKGSFTGADKDHKGFFEVANGGTVFLDELGELDMNVQVKLLRFLETGEIQRLGDNQPFIVDVRVICATNRDLRQMVGERTFREDLLFRLNKFPIHIPPLRERREDIPELALHLLARYAKRPAELVVDLLTTESLEVLMNCYWQGNVRELANAMEYAWIVSAGQPITTQHLPYEVRAPRPAAGPALHQPYAPPRATEPVVLPMSGQGGAVAYPTAGAAGTKTLSDVEMDYILQVYAKNNQNKQATSAELGISLKTLYNKLHKYEEERQHRAG; this comes from the coding sequence TTGGCCACTCAGCCCCACAACCGCCTGCGGGTATTGTTCGTCGACGACGAGCGGTCGCTCCAGGAGTTCATGCGCACGGAACTGCCGCGGCTCGGGCACGACGTGGTCGTCTGCCCGAACGGGACGACCGCCCTCCAGGCGATCGCCCAGCAGACGTTCGACGCGGCGATCCTGGACGTCCGCATGCCGGACATCTCCGGCATCGAGGTCCTCCAGCGCCTCAAGCTCGTCAGCCCGGACACCGAAGCGGTGATGATGACCGGGTACGCGAGCGAGGAAAGCGCGGTCCAGGCCATGCGGCTCGGGGCCTGCGACTACCTCCGCAAGCCGTGCAAGCTGTCCGAGATCGAGGCCGTCCTGCTCCGGATGCAGGACAAGAAGCGGCTGAAGAACAAGGCAGCGGCCCTCGAAACGCGGGTCCAGGCGGCCGAAGGGCCGGGCCTCCTGATCGGGTCGAGCGCGGCCATGATGCCGGTCCAGCGCCAGGTCGACCAGTTCGCCCCGACGGACGCCCGGATGCTCATCACCGGGGAGACCGGCACCGGGAAGGAGGTGGTCGCCCGGACGCTTTACCTGAAGAGCAAACGGGCGGACATGCCGTTCGTCCCGGTTAACTGCGGGGCATTGTCGTCGAATCTGGTCGAGAGCCAACTATTCGGCCACCGTAAGGGGTCGTTCACGGGCGCGGACAAGGACCACAAGGGGTTCTTCGAGGTCGCCAACGGCGGGACGGTGTTCCTGGACGAACTCGGCGAACTGGACATGAACGTCCAGGTCAAACTCCTCCGGTTCCTGGAGACCGGCGAGATCCAACGGCTCGGGGACAACCAGCCGTTCATCGTCGACGTCCGCGTGATCTGTGCGACGAACCGCGACCTCCGGCAGATGGTCGGCGAGCGAACGTTCCGGGAAGACCTACTCTTCCGCCTGAACAAGTTCCCGATCCACATCCCGCCGCTCCGCGAACGGCGGGAAGACATCCCGGAACTCGCGCTGCACCTCCTCGCCCGGTATGCCAAGCGGCCGGCGGAACTGGTCGTCGACCTGCTGACGACGGAGTCGTTGGAAGTGCTCATGAACTGTTACTGGCAGGGCAACGTCCGCGAACTGGCGAACGCGATGGAGTACGCCTGGATCGTCTCGGCCGGCCAACCGATCACGACCCAGCACCTGCCTTACGAGGTTCGCGCCCCGCGGCCGGCGGCCGGGCCCGCGCTGCACCAGCCGTACGCCCCGCCTCGGGCCACGGAACCGGTCGTCCTCCCGATGTCCGGCCAGGGCGGCGCCGTCGCCTACCCGACGGCCGGGGCCGCCGGGACCAAGACCCTCTCCGACGTGGAAATGGATTACATCCTCCAGGTCTACGCGAAGAACAATCAGAACAAGCAGGCGACCTCGGCCGAACTCGGTATCAGCCTGAAAACGCTGTACAACAAGCTACACAAGTACGAAGAAGAGCGGCAGCACCGGGCGGGGTAA
- a CDS encoding S41 family peptidase, with amino-acid sequence MSGPGLGVWIALALAAGPQNAKPDQPDASVARDAELFARMIVPLAEDVAQAYSLRPVTSRELLEAGLKELYESAGRKLPPELTKRLDGATDPAAFLSVVVDARVSLGKVDELTVPRAFVVAAKGFTRATDAFCGLSLRGNTSPMSSDAEFGLGFELDGATGEAWLTYVLGTQMANQAVIPSPASFPWHVTRVIPGSPASRAGMRVGDVVTHVGEQVVDAKSHNSLFRLLAAPTVSPMAQFGQIERPTTATSFRVKREGAAVAEFKLLRDGYTPESIFGVTRRENGLWDFLIDREAKIGYVRVGVVEPPAGGAFEEAVTGLIQGGAAGLVLDLRWCPGGYINPAVSITDVLLPPGKVIVNIQTRKPEQFSGQPVYVSKFGGGTDVFYKLPLVVLVNHETTGGGEMIAAALQDHGRGLIVGQRTFGKANVMNVVAVSLADGSPTGLGFRVSTGFTLRPNGKNRHRFADSKPGDPWGVKPNRGFEMPTTPDLSARLRAEAEQFAARPAGSRNAVPYDDPLEDPQRLMAVRYLKELIRAADKKSSGEKK; translated from the coding sequence ATGAGTGGACCCGGGCTCGGAGTCTGGATTGCGTTAGCCCTCGCCGCGGGCCCGCAGAACGCGAAACCCGATCAACCCGACGCCTCCGTTGCCCGGGACGCCGAACTCTTCGCACGAATGATCGTCCCGCTCGCGGAGGACGTGGCCCAGGCTTACTCTCTTCGACCCGTGACGTCTCGGGAGCTGCTCGAAGCCGGGCTGAAGGAGCTTTACGAATCGGCCGGGCGCAAGCTCCCGCCGGAGTTGACCAAACGGCTCGATGGGGCGACCGACCCGGCCGCCTTTTTAAGCGTCGTGGTCGACGCGCGGGTGAGCCTGGGCAAAGTGGACGAATTGACGGTGCCGCGGGCCTTTGTGGTGGCCGCGAAAGGGTTTACCCGTGCCACGGACGCCTTTTGCGGGCTGAGCCTTCGCGGGAACACGTCGCCCATGTCGTCCGACGCCGAATTCGGTCTGGGCTTTGAACTGGACGGCGCGACCGGTGAGGCGTGGCTCACTTATGTACTCGGCACCCAGATGGCGAACCAGGCAGTCATTCCCTCACCGGCCTCGTTCCCCTGGCACGTTACGCGGGTCATCCCCGGCAGCCCGGCGTCCCGAGCGGGCATGCGGGTAGGTGACGTCGTCACGCACGTGGGCGAACAGGTCGTTGACGCCAAGAGTCACAACTCGCTATTTCGCCTTTTGGCCGCACCGACCGTTTCGCCGATGGCCCAGTTCGGACAGATCGAACGCCCGACGACGGCGACCTCATTCCGCGTGAAGCGCGAGGGCGCGGCGGTTGCTGAATTCAAACTGTTGCGAGACGGATACACGCCGGAATCGATTTTCGGAGTCACGCGCAGAGAAAACGGGTTGTGGGACTTCCTGATCGACCGTGAGGCGAAAATCGGCTACGTCCGCGTCGGCGTGGTCGAACCACCGGCCGGAGGAGCGTTCGAGGAAGCGGTCACGGGATTGATTCAGGGCGGGGCTGCCGGACTCGTACTCGATCTCAGGTGGTGCCCCGGCGGGTACATCAACCCGGCCGTTAGCATCACCGACGTACTTCTTCCGCCGGGTAAAGTGATCGTCAACATTCAAACCCGGAAGCCCGAACAGTTCAGCGGTCAGCCGGTGTACGTTTCCAAGTTCGGCGGTGGAACCGACGTGTTTTACAAGTTACCTCTCGTGGTTCTGGTGAACCACGAGACCACGGGCGGCGGGGAAATGATCGCCGCCGCACTCCAGGACCACGGCCGCGGCTTGATCGTCGGGCAACGGACATTCGGCAAGGCGAACGTCATGAATGTGGTGGCCGTGAGCCTGGCGGACGGTTCCCCGACCGGACTGGGCTTTCGGGTCTCCACCGGGTTTACGCTCAGGCCGAACGGCAAGAACCGACACCGGTTCGCGGACAGCAAGCCGGGCGACCCGTGGGGGGTCAAACCGAACCGAGGCTTCGAAATGCCGACAACGCCGGACCTCTCCGCTCGCCTGCGAGCGGAAGCCGAACAGTTTGCCGCGAGACCGGCAGGCAGCCGGAATGCGGTGCCGTACGACGACCCCCTCGAAGACCCTCAACGGCTCATGGCCGTGCGGTATCTCAAGGAGCTAATCCGGGCCGCGGATAAGAAATCGTCGGGCGAGAAAAAGTAA
- a CDS encoding response regulator, producing MLDLAPSCDLLEPPLFSRGQACTAEFGLPMDTVLRVLCVDDNRDAADSLSALLTIAGFTVHTCYSGHAAIAVLDEFCPEVCILDLMMPGMDGLELSRRIRAWSAGRHIPLVAVTALSDEAARRTTSQHGFDLHLTKPFDPDQLAALVVDIVILRGCS from the coding sequence ATGTTGGATCTCGCACCGTCTTGTGACTTACTCGAACCGCCGCTCTTTTCCCGCGGCCAAGCATGTACAGCCGAATTCGGGCTGCCGATGGACACCGTGCTGCGGGTTTTGTGCGTCGACGACAACCGCGACGCGGCCGACTCGCTGTCGGCCCTTCTGACCATCGCCGGCTTTACGGTCCACACTTGTTACAGTGGGCACGCCGCGATCGCCGTACTGGACGAGTTCTGCCCGGAAGTGTGCATCCTGGATTTGATGATGCCCGGAATGGACGGTCTGGAGTTGAGCCGGCGAATCCGGGCCTGGTCCGCCGGGCGGCACATTCCCCTCGTCGCGGTGACCGCCCTGAGCGACGAGGCGGCGCGACGGACCACCAGCCAGCACGGGTTTGATCTCCACCTCACCAAGCCGTTCGACCCGGACCAACTCGCGGCCCTGGTCGTCGATATCGTTATTCTTCGTGGCTGCTCGTGA
- a CDS encoding histidine phosphatase family protein: protein MSLPSRVWLLRHAETATPTVFHGAESDVGLSELGRQQATAGAEWFRPLAPTVVVSSGMRRAIDTAAPIAAACGVPHHIEPDLHERRVGAMCGTSFSAHAGPWAETVTRWSARDTAYTTPGAESFDDLKVRLLAAWERVTTAYPGGRVVVVAHGVVCKTLLLSVLDGWDVSGWGKLGKVANLAVSDLIPAGGVWHADGLLTVPPQVAALSAGLPTGIGNLANKSEA from the coding sequence ATGTCGTTACCCTCCCGCGTCTGGCTGCTCCGGCACGCCGAGACGGCCACGCCGACGGTGTTCCACGGCGCCGAGTCGGACGTCGGACTCAGCGAGCTGGGCCGGCAACAGGCGACGGCGGGGGCCGAATGGTTTCGCCCGCTCGCCCCAACGGTCGTCGTGTCGTCCGGGATGCGGCGGGCGATCGACACGGCCGCCCCCATCGCGGCGGCGTGCGGGGTGCCGCACCACATCGAACCCGACCTCCACGAGCGGCGCGTCGGGGCGATGTGCGGGACATCGTTTTCGGCGCACGCGGGACCGTGGGCCGAGACCGTGACCCGGTGGTCGGCCCGAGACACGGCCTACACCACGCCGGGGGCCGAGTCGTTCGACGACCTCAAGGTCCGGCTGCTGGCCGCGTGGGAGAGGGTGACGACCGCCTACCCGGGCGGACGGGTGGTCGTGGTCGCCCACGGGGTTGTGTGCAAAACCTTGCTGTTGTCGGTACTCGACGGGTGGGACGTGTCCGGCTGGGGGAAGCTCGGGAAGGTCGCAAACCTGGCGGTGTCCGATCTCATTCCGGCCGGCGGGGTGTGGCACGCGGACGGGCTCCTGACCGTGCCGCCACAGGTCGCCGCCCTGTCCGCGGGCTTGCCGACGGGGATAGGCAACCTGGCGAACAAATCCGAGGCTTGA
- a CDS encoding sensor histidine kinase, which produces MRITERKLDQMSVVIQILKHIHQIESTSGSQRGEINLEKSRVTDAVAHARRALADYREQVKKAAETGLVSEYGDEETKVAEDLEKGFNRLDDAIPEVTVGLQDGERLVDNPKIQAAYVDTKRCSDSLYQYLRDDVRRSFERSTANHRRSLYISGSGAALAVVLVLTLLYYFRVWVFSPIKAIQAGVQRVHTGIFDQPIRIHSQDELEELANEFNAMTVRLRDIYGDLANQVNDRTRQLVRSERMVSVGFLAAGVAHEINNPLASIAFCAEALERRLHGIIDRIPGEAEVINKYLKMMQDEAQRCKQITHKLLDFSRSGGRREQTDLTQLVRDVIEVAGVLPNARNKKISFHPEMVVGAAVSPPDLKSVVLNLVVNALDSMDDGGTLSVALTARGEFAEMTFTDTGCGMTRETLENIFEPFFTRNRTGNGTGLGLSISHQIIDQHGGTITADSGGPGRGSTFTVRLPLRSASPAGDGRPADRGDRILAFPGTRTAAA; this is translated from the coding sequence ATGCGGATCACCGAGCGCAAACTCGACCAGATGTCGGTCGTCATCCAGATTCTCAAACACATTCACCAGATCGAATCGACGAGTGGCAGCCAGCGGGGCGAGATCAACCTGGAGAAATCCCGCGTGACCGACGCCGTGGCTCACGCCCGCCGGGCGCTGGCCGACTACCGGGAGCAGGTCAAGAAGGCCGCGGAAACCGGTCTCGTTTCCGAATACGGGGACGAGGAGACCAAGGTGGCGGAAGATCTGGAGAAGGGCTTCAACCGGTTGGACGACGCGATCCCGGAGGTGACGGTCGGGTTGCAGGACGGCGAACGACTCGTCGACAACCCGAAAATCCAGGCGGCTTACGTCGACACGAAACGGTGTTCGGACTCGCTCTACCAATACTTGCGTGATGACGTCCGGCGGTCGTTCGAACGATCCACGGCCAACCACCGGCGGAGTCTGTACATCTCCGGGTCGGGCGCCGCGCTGGCGGTCGTCCTTGTGCTGACCCTCCTCTACTACTTCCGCGTTTGGGTCTTCTCGCCGATCAAAGCGATTCAGGCGGGCGTGCAGCGCGTCCACACCGGGATTTTCGACCAGCCGATTCGCATCCACTCGCAGGACGAATTGGAAGAACTCGCCAACGAATTCAACGCCATGACGGTGCGGCTCCGCGACATCTACGGCGACCTGGCCAACCAGGTCAACGACCGGACCCGGCAACTCGTTCGGTCCGAGCGGATGGTCAGCGTCGGGTTCCTGGCGGCCGGGGTCGCCCACGAGATCAACAACCCGCTCGCCTCAATCGCCTTCTGTGCGGAGGCGCTGGAACGGCGGTTGCATGGGATCATCGACCGAATTCCGGGCGAGGCCGAGGTGATCAACAAGTACCTGAAGATGATGCAGGACGAGGCCCAGCGGTGTAAACAGATCACCCACAAACTGCTCGACTTCAGCCGCAGCGGCGGCCGCCGCGAACAAACCGACCTGACCCAGCTCGTCCGGGATGTCATCGAAGTCGCGGGGGTTCTCCCGAACGCCCGGAACAAGAAGATCTCGTTCCACCCGGAGATGGTCGTGGGGGCCGCGGTCAGCCCGCCCGACCTGAAGAGCGTGGTCCTCAACCTGGTGGTCAACGCCCTGGACAGCATGGACGACGGCGGGACGCTCTCGGTCGCGCTCACCGCCCGCGGGGAGTTCGCCGAGATGACCTTTACCGACACGGGATGTGGTATGACGCGGGAAACCCTGGAAAACATCTTCGAGCCATTCTTCACCCGGAACCGGACCGGGAACGGGACCGGACTCGGGCTGTCGATCAGTCACCAGATCATCGACCAGCACGGCGGGACGATCACGGCCGACAGCGGCGGCCCCGGGCGGGGGAGTACGTTCACCGTCCGCCTCCCGCTGCGGTCCGCGAGCCCGGCCGGGGACGGCCGGCCCGCGGACCGCGGGGACCGCATCCTGGCCTTCCCCGGTACCCGCACCGCGGCCGCCTGA
- the galT gene encoding galactose-1-phosphate uridylyltransferase: MSDAALPEYRRDPVSGRWVVIAPERSARPMTLAHAEPHHRDADGRAECPFCEGMEHDTPHETYALRAPDTVPDGPGWRLRVVPNKFPAVRPIAEVVAKSRDTFFEARPGFGRHEVVIECARHVSDPVALSDDEFRDVLLAYRDRVAALSSDPRCEYVTVFKNVGAEAGASLAHLHSQIVATPMVPDAVVAELAGANAYYTREGRCVFCDIIARDLADGRRVVAESTHFIALAPFAPRFAYETWVLPKEHDSRYETLTDIRAGELAGLMRRVLAGLDRVLRSPAYNYYLHTGPARSAALPHYHWHIEIAPRTARAAGFEWGSGWFINAVPPERAAEELRELM; encoded by the coding sequence ATGTCTGACGCCGCACTGCCGGAATACCGCCGCGACCCCGTGTCCGGTCGGTGGGTCGTTATCGCGCCGGAGCGGTCCGCGCGCCCGATGACGCTCGCCCACGCCGAACCCCACCACCGCGACGCCGACGGCCGGGCCGAGTGCCCTTTTTGCGAGGGCATGGAACACGACACGCCCCACGAAACCTACGCCCTACGCGCCCCGGACACGGTCCCGGACGGGCCGGGATGGCGGCTGCGGGTCGTGCCGAATAAATTCCCGGCGGTCCGCCCGATCGCTGAGGTGGTGGCCAAGAGCCGCGACACATTTTTTGAAGCCCGCCCGGGCTTCGGCCGCCACGAAGTGGTGATCGAGTGCGCCCGGCACGTGTCAGATCCGGTCGCGTTGTCCGACGACGAGTTCCGCGACGTGCTTCTGGCGTACCGGGACCGAGTCGCGGCTCTTTCGAGCGATCCACGGTGCGAATACGTCACGGTTTTCAAGAACGTGGGGGCGGAAGCCGGGGCGTCGCTCGCCCACCTGCACTCGCAAATTGTCGCCACGCCGATGGTCCCGGACGCGGTCGTCGCCGAACTGGCCGGTGCGAATGCCTACTACACGCGCGAAGGACGCTGCGTGTTCTGCGACATCATCGCACGGGACCTGGCCGACGGCCGACGGGTGGTCGCCGAGTCCACACACTTCATCGCGCTCGCGCCGTTCGCCCCGCGATTCGCTTACGAAACCTGGGTCTTGCCGAAAGAGCACGACAGCCGATATGAGACGCTCACCGACATCCGGGCGGGTGAGTTGGCCGGGTTGATGAGACGGGTGCTGGCCGGTCTCGATCGGGTACTTCGTAGTCCGGCTTACAACTACTATTTGCACACCGGACCGGCTCGGTCGGCCGCCCTGCCGCACTACCACTGGCACATCGAAATCGCCCCGCGAACGGCCCGCGCGGCCGGCTTCGAGTGGGGCAGCGGGTGGTTCATCAACGCGGTCCCGCCGGAACGCGCGGCCGAGGAGTTGCGCGAGTTAATGTAA
- a CDS encoding sensor histidine kinase: MIEQEVLAPASETDTLRQQLLQAQRLSSVGELASSVAHEFNNILTTIINYAKMGMRGQTPASQTQAFEKILRGGQRASAIVNSMLGFARNTTSNREQTDVVHLVEEVLILTEKDLSKHRIQIEKRFHGRPTATVVAGQIEQILVNLIINARQAMPDGGRLRLEVRDNPVGDMVEIKVADTGSGIAPENLRQIFEPFFTTKLPDEYGHGGTGLGLSVCRQIIEQHHGRIRVESVVGKGSTFIVKLPKRPSDDRIVG, encoded by the coding sequence ATGATCGAGCAAGAGGTGTTGGCGCCGGCCAGCGAGACCGACACTCTCCGGCAACAATTGTTGCAGGCCCAGCGGCTCAGTAGTGTCGGCGAATTGGCTTCCAGCGTCGCCCACGAATTCAACAACATCCTCACCACGATCATCAATTACGCGAAGATGGGCATGCGGGGCCAGACGCCGGCGTCGCAAACGCAGGCGTTCGAGAAGATCCTCCGGGGCGGCCAGCGGGCGTCGGCGATCGTGAACAGCATGCTGGGGTTCGCCCGGAACACGACGTCCAACCGCGAGCAGACGGACGTGGTGCATTTGGTCGAGGAAGTTTTGATCCTGACGGAAAAGGATCTGAGCAAGCACCGCATCCAGATCGAGAAGCGGTTTCACGGCCGCCCGACGGCGACGGTCGTGGCCGGCCAGATCGAGCAGATTCTGGTCAACCTGATCATCAACGCCCGGCAGGCGATGCCGGACGGCGGGCGCCTCAGGCTGGAAGTGCGCGATAACCCGGTCGGCGATATGGTCGAGATCAAGGTGGCCGACACCGGTTCGGGGATCGCGCCGGAGAACTTGCGGCAGATTTTCGAGCCGTTTTTCACCACCAAACTCCCGGACGAGTACGGTCACGGCGGCACCGGTTTGGGCCTGAGCGTGTGCCGGCAGATCATCGAACAACACCACGGCCGCATCCGGGTCGAGAGTGTGGTCGGGAAGGGATCGACGTTCATCGTGAAGTTGCCGAAGCGCCCGTCGGACGACCGGATCGTCGGCTAA
- the cbiE gene encoding precorrin-6y C5,15-methyltransferase (decarboxylating) subunit CbiE: MSVKIPIVGVGPDGLAGLTARSRDHLTAAEVVFGSDAALRLLPELTAERVRIGSDLPEVVEKLKAGLGTKRMVVAAIGDPLFYGTARYLCDKVGVDLFEVVPHVSSMQLAFARLKETWEEAYLTDLSAKVLTDVVDKIRSAETVGLFTSDEYPPNRVARELLARGIDYFKAFVCENLGGKDERITQGELAEVQDLRFSPLNVMILRRKPNRPDSPRGVSRLGRFGNPDEVFAQSRPKTGLITQAEVRAVALAQMDLQPGDVAWDVGAGSGSVAIEMAQLVTPGVAYAIEQDSADFHLIVANAETFGVKNVKPVFGTAPAVFAGLPAPDAVFVGGNGGEVARLLEAAFAALRPGGRLVSNVGTLEMISATYAILKRLSPTVDVLLMNLARGVEQLESLRFEAVNPTVLLRVRKPG, translated from the coding sequence GTGAGTGTCAAGATCCCGATCGTCGGCGTCGGTCCGGACGGGCTGGCCGGGTTGACCGCCCGCAGCCGCGATCACCTGACGGCGGCGGAAGTCGTGTTCGGGTCCGACGCCGCGTTGCGCCTGCTGCCCGAATTGACGGCCGAGCGCGTCCGCATCGGGTCCGACCTGCCGGAAGTCGTCGAGAAATTGAAGGCCGGTCTCGGGACCAAGCGGATGGTCGTCGCGGCGATCGGTGACCCGCTGTTCTACGGGACGGCCCGGTATCTTTGCGACAAAGTCGGGGTCGACCTGTTCGAGGTGGTTCCGCACGTCAGCAGTATGCAACTCGCGTTCGCCCGGCTCAAAGAAACGTGGGAAGAGGCGTACCTGACCGACCTCTCGGCGAAGGTACTGACCGACGTGGTGGACAAGATCCGGTCGGCCGAGACGGTCGGCTTGTTCACGAGCGACGAGTACCCGCCGAACCGCGTCGCCCGCGAACTCCTCGCCCGCGGCATCGACTACTTCAAGGCGTTCGTGTGTGAAAATCTCGGCGGCAAGGACGAACGGATCACCCAAGGAGAGTTAGCGGAGGTGCAGGATCTGCGGTTCAGCCCGCTGAACGTGATGATCCTCCGCCGTAAGCCGAATCGCCCGGACTCTCCCCGTGGCGTGTCGCGCCTCGGGCGCTTCGGAAACCCGGACGAGGTCTTCGCCCAGAGCCGGCCGAAGACCGGGCTCATCACCCAGGCCGAAGTCCGCGCCGTCGCCCTGGCGCAAATGGACCTGCAACCCGGCGACGTGGCCTGGGACGTTGGGGCGGGGTCTGGGTCGGTCGCGATCGAAATGGCCCAGCTCGTCACGCCCGGGGTCGCGTATGCCATTGAGCAAGACTCGGCCGACTTTCACCTCATCGTGGCCAACGCCGAGACATTTGGCGTGAAGAACGTCAAGCCGGTGTTCGGCACCGCCCCGGCCGTGTTCGCCGGCCTTCCGGCCCCGGACGCGGTATTCGTTGGCGGGAACGGGGGTGAGGTCGCCCGTCTGCTCGAAGCCGCGTTCGCCGCCCTTCGCCCCGGCGGCCGGTTGGTGTCGAACGTCGGCACCCTGGAGATGATCTCGGCCACTTACGCAATCCTGAAACGCCTGAGCCCGACGGTCGACGTCCTCCTCATGAACCTCGCCCGCGGCGTCGAGCAATTAGAAAGCCTGCGCTTCGAAGCCGTCAACCCGACGGTTCTACTGCGGGTGCGGAAGCCAGGGTAA
- a CDS encoding redox-sensing transcriptional repressor Rex yields MSDERQSDPDSRLSRATAQRLSQYLRCLGSSGTRGSGPISSEELALAVGVSAAQVRRDLAALGHLGQRGVGYDTPALETAIRKTLGIDREWRAVLVGVGNLARALLRYRGFRDQGFVIVGLFDSDPHKVGQPVEGLTVEPVSAIPTRVSTARVELGILTVPSEPAQSVADALVAAGVKGLLNFAPVLLRTPPAVRVVTVDLAIQLEQLAFLVQLRDPPSAEKLVPEWVEKSPPTR; encoded by the coding sequence GTGAGCGACGAACGACAGAGTGATCCCGACTCCCGTCTCTCCCGGGCCACGGCACAACGACTGAGTCAGTACCTCCGCTGCCTGGGTTCGTCGGGAACCCGGGGTAGTGGCCCTATTTCCAGTGAGGAACTGGCCCTGGCGGTCGGCGTGAGTGCGGCCCAGGTGCGGCGGGATTTGGCCGCACTGGGGCACCTGGGACAGCGGGGAGTGGGGTACGATACTCCCGCGCTGGAAACGGCGATCCGAAAAACGCTCGGCATCGACCGAGAGTGGCGCGCGGTGTTGGTCGGCGTCGGTAATCTCGCCCGCGCGTTGTTGCGATACCGCGGCTTTCGCGACCAGGGATTTGTCATCGTCGGGCTGTTCGATAGCGACCCGCACAAGGTGGGGCAGCCGGTGGAGGGGTTAACGGTCGAGCCGGTTTCGGCGATACCGACCCGCGTCTCCACCGCGCGCGTCGAACTGGGCATACTAACCGTGCCGTCCGAACCCGCCCAAAGCGTCGCGGACGCGCTGGTAGCCGCGGGCGTGAAGGGGTTGTTGAATTTCGCACCGGTTTTATTGCGAACGCCGCCAGCCGTGCGCGTCGTCACCGTCGATTTGGCAATCCAACTCGAACAGCTCGCGTTCCTCGTGCAACTACGCGACCCGCCGTCTGCTGAAAAACTCGTCCCAGAATGGGTTGAGAAGTCGCCCCCCACTCGCTAG